From the Terriglobia bacterium genome, one window contains:
- a CDS encoding SprT-like family protein, whose amino-acid sequence MSLADLAVDSHLPEAAIRERSREIERHLLSESRCIRAANFTSIHSQDLALLFDAYDTRVFEGECRKTLDGRRLRFRLSTRMTHTGGKTTRFRTSSGDVLFEIAIACGLLFDGFGARDRTVTVCGLECNTRLEALQRIFEHEIVHLIEQLCWVDSDCAGPRFQTIAGRHFLHREHTHRLITRNERAASAGIRTGALVEFPFEGRRLEGRVNRITKRATILVEDALGQPFSDGRRYKTYYVPIALLSPVLTAPEM is encoded by the coding sequence ATGAGCCTGGCCGACCTTGCAGTCGATTCGCATTTGCCGGAAGCCGCGATTCGCGAGCGTTCCCGTGAGATCGAGCGCCACCTTCTGTCCGAGTCTCGGTGTATTCGGGCCGCGAACTTCACTTCGATACACAGCCAGGACCTCGCGTTGCTGTTCGATGCCTATGACACCCGGGTTTTTGAGGGCGAGTGCCGGAAGACTCTGGACGGGCGCCGCCTCAGGTTTCGTTTATCGACGCGAATGACCCACACGGGCGGCAAGACCACCCGTTTTCGTACGAGTTCCGGTGACGTCCTTTTTGAGATCGCGATCGCGTGCGGTTTGCTCTTCGACGGCTTCGGCGCCCGGGACCGGACGGTGACCGTGTGCGGCCTCGAGTGCAACACCCGCCTGGAAGCGCTGCAGCGGATTTTCGAGCATGAAATCGTACACCTTATCGAACAGCTTTGTTGGGTAGACAGCGACTGCGCCGGTCCGCGATTTCAAACGATCGCGGGCCGGCATTTTTTGCACCGCGAGCACACCCATCGGCTGATTACACGCAACGAACGTGCGGCAAGCGCGGGCATCCGGACGGGCGCGCTGGTCGAATTTCCTTTTGAAGGACGCCGCCTCGAGGGCCGCGTCAACCGCATCACCAAGCGGGCAACAATCCTGGTCGAAGATGCGCTGGGACAGCCTTTCTCCGACGGCCGGCGGTATAAGACCTATTACGTGCCCATTGCGCTGCTCTCTCCTGTCCTCACGGCGCCTGAAATGTAA
- a CDS encoding methyltransferase codes for MKYEQPGTDDRRIWDLLLTQTYQAAVVAADEAGVFAALGEKPATIAELAARLDFDGRATGILLRLLGALGLLTQRLGRFQLTDEARHYLVKSGPFYWGAMLSVGINDGHRTRLLAKLRTKGSDRVTGPEGTPQVSGEGRVADNWAAGTISLEQARGVAERMHAHSLLAAIGAARNYDFTGIRRVLDVGGGSGCFMIAMAQKHPHLRCTIMELSAMCEVARDYIKEGEVSDRVDTVAVDMFRQPWPKGYDALFFSNIWHDWNFQTCRWLAARAFEALPAGGRIMLHEMLLDDDGAGPVTAASFSMLMLLGTQGQQFTFGELKGILEGAGFTGVETMQTSVYYSITTGYKR; via the coding sequence ATGAAATATGAACAGCCAGGCACGGATGACCGGCGGATCTGGGATTTACTTCTCACCCAAACGTATCAGGCGGCGGTCGTCGCGGCCGACGAAGCCGGCGTGTTTGCGGCGCTCGGCGAGAAGCCGGCCACGATCGCCGAGCTCGCGGCCCGCCTCGACTTTGACGGACGCGCCACAGGCATTCTGCTTCGCCTGCTTGGCGCGCTCGGCCTCCTGACCCAGCGGCTCGGGCGTTTTCAGCTCACGGACGAAGCGCGTCATTATCTTGTGAAGTCCGGACCGTTCTATTGGGGCGCCATGCTGAGTGTCGGGATCAACGACGGACATCGAACGAGACTGCTGGCGAAGCTCCGGACGAAAGGTTCGGATCGCGTCACGGGGCCGGAAGGCACGCCTCAGGTTTCCGGCGAAGGCCGTGTTGCCGATAACTGGGCCGCGGGCACTATTTCGCTCGAACAAGCCCGGGGCGTCGCCGAGCGGATGCATGCGCATTCACTGCTTGCCGCGATCGGGGCCGCGCGCAACTACGACTTCACAGGCATCCGGCGGGTGCTCGACGTCGGTGGCGGTTCCGGCTGCTTCATGATCGCCATGGCCCAGAAGCATCCGCATCTCCGCTGCACGATCATGGAGCTTTCCGCGATGTGTGAAGTGGCACGAGACTACATTAAAGAAGGAGAGGTTTCCGATCGTGTCGACACGGTTGCCGTCGACATGTTCCGCCAGCCTTGGCCGAAAGGCTATGACGCGCTCTTCTTTTCGAATATCTGGCACGATTGGAATTTTCAGACCTGCCGCTGGCTCGCCGCCCGCGCCTTCGAAGCCCTGCCGGCCGGAGGCCGCATCATGCTGCATGAAATGCTGCTGGACGATGACGGCGCCGGCCCCGTCACAGCCGCATCATTCTCCATGCTGATGCTGCTCGGCACGCAGGGCCAGCAATTCACCTTCGGCGAACTGAAAGGGATTCTCGAGGGCGCCGGCTTCACCGGCGTCGAAACCATGCAGACCAGCGTCTACTACAGCATTACCACTGGCTATAAACGTTAG